The following are from one region of the Sorghum bicolor cultivar BTx623 chromosome 2, Sorghum_bicolor_NCBIv3, whole genome shotgun sequence genome:
- the LOC8055884 gene encoding uncharacterized protein LOC8055884 isoform X2 translates to MERESRSGMLSETASCAGTPRSVQSTCSLQRRYSSRSILKPQEGALDMSPRFSYCKPVTHRDKMFNRRHSLNLPEQLPGHYSRKATERTQKATSKSVADLVGEIAALEQEVIRKELHLLSLYRRAFDQYVSESCSFTSEQVDQEILKNIDEGALRLRDIKHSAAFNSPTVSNSEVPKSGARHSSLVNFLSASISEYVPKISCKLSEDILSCIAAVYCKLSSTEPQGADCMASPSPSVSSSSTFSPRRHNDSWSPQYNFDSPRPCGLQKESNEQNIGMIVIPRIRIDSDKFEYASKMLETIRSLIQRLEKVDPMKMTHEEQLCFWINIHNALVMHAFLAYGLHDKRMKSTDMILKAAYNVGGQSVNAQTIQNSILGCQSHRPSLWVRALFTPTKRSGAGTARHPYALHHPEPVAHFALSTGAFSDPPVRLYTAKKIQQQLEAARTELIQGSVVVRKQALLLPKVLHYYARDAALELRHLVELVCESMSDAQQKQLQQLQLQHGLRRRVDKCVEWMPYKSSFRYVVHRDLAD, encoded by the exons ATGGAGAGGGAGTCGAGGTCAGGGATGCTCTCAGAGACGGCGTCCTGCGCCGGCACGCCGAGGTCGGTTCAGTCGACTTGCAGTCTCCAGCGCCGGTACTCTTCACGGAG CATTCTGAAGCCTCAGGAAGGCGCATTGGACATGTCACCACGGTTCTCCTACTGCAAGCCT GTGACCCATAGAGATAAGATGTTCAACAGAAGACACTCTCTGAACTTGCCGGAGCAATTGCCAGGCCATTACTCCAGGAAAGCTACAGAACGAACCCAAAAGGCTACCTCAAAG TCTGTTGCAGATTTAGTTGGGGAGATTGCAGCTCTCGAGCAGGAAGTCATACGCAAGGAATTGCATCTGCTTTCCCTGTATAGAAGAGCATTTGATCAATATGTATCTGAATCCTGCAGCTTCACAAGCGAG CAGGTGGATCAAGAAATTCTGAAAAACATCGACGAGGGCGCACTCCGTTTGAGGGATATAAAGCACTCTGCAGCGTTCAACTCGCCAACCGTCTCAAATTCT GAGGTACCAAAATCAGGCGCAAGGCATTCCAGCCTTGTGAACTTCTTGAGTGCTTCTATTTCCGAATATGTGCCTAAGATCTCATGCAAATTATCGGAGGACATCTTAAGTTGCATTGCTGCTGTCTACTGCAAACTTTCAAGCACGGAACCGCAAGGCGCAGACTGCATGGCTTCACCAAGTCCTTCTGTTTCATCTTCAAGTACTTTTTCTCCGAGGCGCCATAATGATAGTTGGAGCCCTCAGTACAACTTCGATAGCCCACGCCCGTGTGGACTTCAGAAAGAGAGTAATGAACAAAACATAGGCATGATTGTCATCCCGAGGATACGCATTGATTCTGACAAGTTTGAATATGCCTCAAAAATGCTTGAGACTATCAG GTCTCTGATACAGCGCCTCGAAAAAGTTGACCCTATGAAGATGACACATGAGGAGCAGCTCTGCTTTTGGATTAATATCCATAATGCTCTAGTTATGCAT GCTTTTCTGGCCTATGGTCTACATGACAAACGCATGAAGAGCACGGACATGATTCTGAAG GCTGCATATAATGTTGGCGGCCAATCAGTAAATGCCCAGACTATTCAGAACTCAATTCTTGGATGCCAATCCCATCGTCCATCATTG TGGGTCCGCGCGCTATTCACACCGACGAAAAGATCCGGTGCAGGCACGGCAAGGCACCCCTATGCTCTCCACCACCCAGAACCAGTTGCACATTTCGCCCTCTCCACCGGAGCATTTTCAGACCCACCT GTCCGGCTGTACACGGCGAAGAAGATACAGCAGCAGCTGGAGGCGGCGCGGACGGAGTTGATCCAGGGCAGCGTGGTGGTGCGGAAGCAGGCGCTGCTGCTGCCCAAGGTGCTGCACTACTACGCCAGGGACGCCGCGCTGGAGCTGCGGCACCTGGTGGAGCTGGTGTGCGAGAGCATGTCGGACGCGCAGCAGAAGCAGCTccagcagctgcagctgcagcacgGCCTCCGGCGGAGGGTCGACAAGTGCGTCGAGTGGATGCCGTACAAGTCGTCCTTCAGATACGTTGTACATAGGGATCTCGCTGACTAA
- the LOC8054747 gene encoding uncharacterized protein LOC8054747, which translates to MPPCSCPSLGVVLTAVLVVALAVSARASGATDMPQPAAAPAAGSRFLHACCTNTTNASVCYDSLLPSAGSFHGNRVRVALTSSTIAYARLRTFVSRLRRLQQHGGTGSGRMADMSLQACLTFANADLHQEDAALPALRRLLTAAGRRRERAKFDLDTASVYVGGIEHDATLCMDDFGSTGNATLVSPGGNKMLAWAADVQLYSGIALDLIASINLEM; encoded by the coding sequence ATGCCTCCTTGCTCGTGTCCATCCTTGGGCGTCGTCCTTACCGCTGTTCTTGTCGTCGCCTTAGCCGTATCGGCACGCGCATCGGGGGCAACGGATATGCCGCAGcctgcggcggcgccggcggcaggCAGCAGGTTCCTCCATGCGTGCTGCACCAACACGACAAACGCGTCCGTCTGCTACGACTCCCTCCTCCCGAGCGCGGGATCCTTCCACGGCAACCGCGTCAGGGTCGCCCTTACCTCCTCCACCATCGCGTACGCTCGGCTCCGCACCTTCGTCTCTCGTCTCCGCCGCCTCCAGCAGCACGGGGGCACCGGCTCCGGGAGAATGGCGGACATGTCGCTGCAGGCTTGCCTGACATTCGCCAATGCAGATCTCCACCAAGAGGACGCGGCGCTGCCCGCGCTCCGGCGGCTGCTGACGGCCGCCGGCAGGAGAAGGGAGCGCGCCAAGTTTGATTTGGATACTGCGAGTGTATACGTCGGCGGGATAGAGCATGACGCCACTCTGTGCATGGATGATTTCGGGAGCACGGGCAACGCAACACTCGTGTCGCCGGGAGGCAACAAGATGCTCGCTTGGGCAGCAGACGTGCAGCTTTACTCAGGAATTGCACTGGACCTTATTGCTTCCATTAACTTGGAAATGTAA
- the LOC8055883 gene encoding uncharacterized protein LOC8055883 — protein MGSCVSRSGAAAESVSVHALTAKVVDLDGSMAQFAAPVAAHEALAAVTADDGAAPSPAPSRFLCCSDALDFDAPITALAAHDALRHGQLYFALPTSMLGRPLSAQDMAALAVKACAALRTAPVVPAADVGAAGTGSAPPSSLGRSEGAGAASNRQQRWQATGRVAPLVVVVSADAHGEWKSYPVHDGYKDARKAARGGETVGKARNGVGYKGVARDLAPVQRLSVIVETASE, from the coding sequence ATGGGATCGTGCGTCTCCCGCTCTGGTGCCGCGGCGGAATCCGTGTCCGTGCACGCGCTCACGGCCAAGGTCGTGGACCTCGACGGCTCCATGGCGCAGTTCGCGGCGCCCGTCGCGGCGCACGAGGCCCTGGCAGCCGTCACAGCCGACGACGGAGCTgcgccgtcgccggcgccgtCGCGCTTCCTCTGCTGCTCCGACGCGCTGGACTTCGACGCGCCCATCACCGCGCTGGCCGCGCACGACGCGCTCCGCCACGGGCAGCTCTACTTCGCCCTGCCAACGTCCATGCTCGGCAGGCCGCTGTCCGCCCAGGACATGGCCGCGCTCGCCGTCAAGGCCTGCGCAGCTCTGCGGACAGCGCCGGTCGTCCCCGCCGCGGACGTGGGCGCAGCCGGCACCGGCagcgcgccgccgtcgtcgctgGGCAGGAGCGAGGGCGCCGGTGCGGCGAGCAATAGGCAGCAGCGGTGGCAGGCCACGGGACGAGTCGCGccgctcgtcgtcgtcgtgagCGCAGACGCGCACGGCGAGTGGAAGAGTTACCCCGTGCACGACGGGTACAAGGACGCGCGCAaggcggcgcgcggcggcgagACGGTTGGGAAGGCGAGGAACGGAGTTGGCTACAAGGGTGTCGCCCGTGATCTTGCACCCGTGCAGAGGCTAAGCGTGATCGTGGAAACAGCAAGCGAGTAG
- the LOC8054746 gene encoding protein Iojap, chloroplastic: protein MGGAGGAVPSHGLACAPPAAVTLNPRARRASPGSGGHWSSPQQPLRSDLLPPPTVACRARSRSSSSSNVNFGRGDDADKLLEDLLKQHGEVVYSSGGPPSPTVEADDDAECLSFAVSLAKAASEIKATDIRVLCVKRLVYWTRFFIILTAFSNAQIDAISSKMRDIGEKQFSIVASGDTKPNSWTLLDFGDVVVHIFLPQQRAFYNLEEFYGNATPIELPFDTQLQ from the exons ATGGGAGGTGCGGGCGGCGCAGTCCCGAGCCACGGCCTCGCCTGCGCGCCCCCGGCCGCCGTCACTCTGAATCCGCGAGCGCGGCGCGCTTCCCCGGGCAGCGGCGGCCACTGGAGCAGCCCTCAGCAGCCACTGAGGAGCGACCTGCTGCCGCCGCCCACCGTCGCCTGCCGAGCTCGCTCTCGGTCTTCTTCCTCGTCTAATGTG AACTTTGGGAGAGGGGATGATGCGGATaagttgctcgaggatttgctcaaaCAGCACGGCGAGGTGGTGTACAGCTCAGGTGGACCTCCGTCTCCCACCGTTGAGGCCGACGACGACGCCGAGTGCTTGTCCT TTGCTGTCTCGTTGGCTAAAGCCGCAAGTGAGATAAAGGCTACTGATATCCGTGTACTTTGCGTGAAGCGGCTTGTCTACTGGACTaggttcttcatcattctcacTGCCTTCTCAAATGCTCAGATAGATGCTATCAG TTCCAAAATGAGAGATATTGGCGAGAAGCAGTTTAGCATAGTTGCATCTGGTGATACGAAACCGAATTCTTGGACATTACTGGATTTTG GTGATGTTGTAGTCCATATATTCCTTCCGCAGCAGCGAGCATTCTACAACCTGGAAGAGTTCTATGGCAACGCCACACCCATCGAACTCCCATTTGACACCCAATTGCAGTGA
- the LOC8055882 gene encoding diacylglycerol kinase theta, with amino-acid sequence MNSRCVSMNSRKLSGHRLPSSSEDDVLETTRDQHVGDCGPEADGGETMVHFSHPEHRLARFDFPYLFMCMGCKEYGAGKRFMCQACGFQLHEFCALAPPALHDHPFHRKHPHLLFFVKPSPGGGGGGGGFLRRKCDLCGKSVRGFSFRCASCSFDMHPCCASMARRLELPAVHEHPLLLAQDDGGGEPETSFVCQVCRRTKRSGQHVYQCLPCGYYLHARCAKDMVNGLYVHGVVPPEKKNALATAARVTVNALFGVIGGLIEGIGEGIGEAFVESIGRSRRS; translated from the coding sequence ATGAACAGCAGGTGCGTGTCCATGAACTCAAGGAAGCTCAGCGGCCACCGGCTGCCGTCGTCGTCCGAAGACGATGTTCTGGAGACGACGAGAGATCAGCACGTCGGCGACTGCGGACCGGAGGCTGACGGCGGCGAGACGATGGTGCATTTCAGCCACCCGGAGCACCGGCTGGCCCGGTTCGACTTCCCGTACCTGTTCATGTGCATGGGGTGCAAGGAGTACGGCGCCGGGAAGCGGTTCATGTGCCAGGCCTGCGGCTTCCAGCTGCACGAGTTCTGCGCGCTGGCGCCGCCGGCGCTGCACGACCACCCGTTCCACCGCAAGCACCCGCACCTGCTCTTCTTCGTGAAGCCATcgccgggcggcggcggcggcggcggcgggttccTCCGCCGCAAGTGCGACCTCTGCGGCAAGTCCGTGCGGGGGTTCTCGTTCCGGTGCGCGTCGTGCAGCTTCGACATGCACCCGTGCTGCGCGTCCATGGCGCGGCGGCTGGAGCTCCCCGCCGTGCACGAGCACCCGCTGCTGCTGGCacaggacgacggcggcggggaGCCGGAGACGAGCTTCGTGTGCCAGGTGTGCAGGCGGACGAAGCGGTCGGGGCAGCACGTGTACCAGTGCCTGCCGTGTGGATACTACCTCCACGCCAGGTGCGCCAAGGACATGGTGAACGGGCTCTACGTGCACGGCGTCGTGCCGCCGGAGAAGAAGAACGCGCTGGCCACCGCCGCCAGGGTCACCGTCAACGCGCTGTTCGGGGTCATCGGCGGACTCATCGAAGGGATCGGGGAGGGCATCGGGGAGGCCTTCGTCGAGAGCATTGGGAGAAGCAGGAGAAGCTAG
- the LOC8055885 gene encoding tetraketide alpha-pyrone reductase 1 has translation MVSSNKGKVCVTGASGFIASWLIKRLLESGYHVVGTVRDPGNHQKTAHLWKLPGAKERLQIVRADLLEEGSFDNAVMDCDGVFHTASPVLAKSDSSSKEETLVPAVNGTLNVLRSCKKNPFLKRVVLTSSSSAVRIRDDDQPNISLDETTWSSVPLCEKMQLWYALAKVFAEKAAWEFAKENNIDLVTVLPSFVIGPSLSHELCVTASDVLGLFQGDTARFSSYGRMGYVHIDDVASSHILVYETPHATGRYLCSSVVLDNDELVSLLAKRYPVFPIPRRLNSPYGKQSYQLNTSKLQGLGFKFRGVQEMFDDCVQSLKDQGHLLECPL, from the exons ATGGTGAGCTCAAACAAGGGCAAAGTATGTGTAACTGGGGCTTCAGGCTTTATTGCCTCTTGGCTTATCAAACGGCTGCTCGAGTCTGGATATCATGTGGTAGGGACTGTCAGAGACCCAG GAAATCACCAAAAAACAGCACACCTTTGGAAATTACCTGGTGCCAAAGAGAGGCTGCAAATTGTGCGAGCTGATCTGTTGGAAGAAGGGAGCTTTGACAATGCTGTCATGGACTGTGATGGCGTCTTCCACACTGCATCCCCTGTGCTCGCTAAATCTGATTCTAGTAGCAAG GAGGAAACGCTTGTTCCAGCAGTAAACGGTACTCTGAATGTGCTAAGATCGTGCAAGAAGAACCCATTTCTGAAAAGGGTTGTTCTTACGTCTTCATCATCTGCAGTGAGGATTAGGGATGATGATCAGCCTAATATCTCACTGGATGAAACAACATGGAGCTCTGTGCCACTCTGTGAAAAGATGCAG CTATGGTATGCCCTAGCGAAGGTATTTGCAGAGAAAGCGGCATGGGAATTCGCCAAGGAGAACAACATCGACCTTGTGACTGTCCTCCCATCATTTGTGATCGGGCCCAGTTTATCCCATGAACTATGTGTTACCGCTTCAGATGTCCTAGGCTTATTCCAAG GTGACACGGCAAGGTTCAGTTCTTACGGAAGAATGGGATACGTTCACATCGACGATGTTGCCAGCAGCCATATCCTGGTGTACGAGACCCCCCATGCCACCGGGAGATACCTGTGCAGCTCCGTGGTGCTGGACAACGACGAGCTGGTCTCCTTGCTCGCGAAGCGATACCCAGTATTCCCCATACCCCGGAG ACTGAACAGCCCTTACGGCAAGCAGTCGTACCAGCTGAACACGTCGAAGCTGCAGGGGCTGGGCTTCAAGTTCAGGGGAGTGCAGGAGATGTTCGACGACTGTGTCCAGTCGCTCAAAGACCAGGGCCACCTGCTGGAGTGCCCCCTGTGA
- the LOC8054744 gene encoding LOW QUALITY PROTEIN: uncharacterized protein LOC8054744 (The sequence of the model RefSeq protein was modified relative to this genomic sequence to represent the inferred CDS: inserted 1 base in 1 codon): MGACVSFSRSPPASSAPEPEASQSQRTAATVKVVNLDGSMAQLAAGPVTAREALAAPAPAPGDDGGRHRASSSPPPPPRVFLCSADELGFDAPPRALAAGEALQPGQLYFVLPASALRRPLSANDMAALAVRAATALAAAGGLSPRRDKQGGATQASKRRRRSTARVAPLLVAVSSKEGTPDGDGARKNDVSXTAVQDGERTVGKTRKRAAGYRTGGSRRRAVVQRLSAIAEDGE; encoded by the exons ATGGGCGCCTGCGTCTCCTTCTCGCGCTCGCCGCCGGCGTCGTCAGCACCGGAGCCAGAGGCGTCCCAGTCCCAGCGAACGGCGGCCACGGTCAAGGTTGTGAACCTGGACGGGTCCATGGCGCAGCTGGCGGCGGGGCCGGTCACGGCGCGCGAGGCGCtggcggcaccggcaccggcaccgggcGACGACGGCGGGCGCCACCgcgcgtcgtcgtcgccgccgccgccgccgcgggtctTTCTCTGCAGCGCCGACGAGCTGGGCTTTGACGCGCCCCCGCGCGCGCTGGCCGCGGGCGAGGCGCTCCAGCCGGGTCAGCTCTACTTCGTGCTCCCGGCTTCTGCACTGCGCCGGCCGCTGTCCGCCAACGACATGGCCGCGCTCGCCGTCAGGGCCGCCAcggcgctcgccgccgccggtggcTTGTCACCGCGGCGCGATAAACAGGGCGGAGCGACGCAGGCGagcaagcggcggcggcggtcgacGGCGCGAGTGGCTCCGCTTCTGGTCGCCGTGAGCAGCAAAGAGGGCACGCCTGATGGTGATGGTGCTCGGAAGAACGACGTGA CCACCGCGGTTCAGGACGGTGAACGCACGGTGGGGAAGACGAGGAAGAGAGCTGCTGGTTACAGAACCGGCGGTTCTCGCCGTCGTGCCGTCGTGCAGAGGTTAAGCGCTATCGCGGAAGACGGCGAGTGA
- the LOC8055884 gene encoding uncharacterized protein LOC8055884 isoform X1, whose amino-acid sequence MERESRSGMLSETASCAGTPRSVQSTCSLQRRYSSRSILKPQEGALDMSPRFSYCKPVTHRDKMFNRRHSLNLPEQLPGHYSRKATERTQKATSKSVADLVGEIAALEQEVIRKELHLLSLYRRAFDQYVSESCSFTSEQQVDQEILKNIDEGALRLRDIKHSAAFNSPTVSNSEVPKSGARHSSLVNFLSASISEYVPKISCKLSEDILSCIAAVYCKLSSTEPQGADCMASPSPSVSSSSTFSPRRHNDSWSPQYNFDSPRPCGLQKESNEQNIGMIVIPRIRIDSDKFEYASKMLETIRSLIQRLEKVDPMKMTHEEQLCFWINIHNALVMHAFLAYGLHDKRMKSTDMILKAAYNVGGQSVNAQTIQNSILGCQSHRPSLWVRALFTPTKRSGAGTARHPYALHHPEPVAHFALSTGAFSDPPVRLYTAKKIQQQLEAARTELIQGSVVVRKQALLLPKVLHYYARDAALELRHLVELVCESMSDAQQKQLQQLQLQHGLRRRVDKCVEWMPYKSSFRYVVHRDLAD is encoded by the exons ATGGAGAGGGAGTCGAGGTCAGGGATGCTCTCAGAGACGGCGTCCTGCGCCGGCACGCCGAGGTCGGTTCAGTCGACTTGCAGTCTCCAGCGCCGGTACTCTTCACGGAG CATTCTGAAGCCTCAGGAAGGCGCATTGGACATGTCACCACGGTTCTCCTACTGCAAGCCT GTGACCCATAGAGATAAGATGTTCAACAGAAGACACTCTCTGAACTTGCCGGAGCAATTGCCAGGCCATTACTCCAGGAAAGCTACAGAACGAACCCAAAAGGCTACCTCAAAG TCTGTTGCAGATTTAGTTGGGGAGATTGCAGCTCTCGAGCAGGAAGTCATACGCAAGGAATTGCATCTGCTTTCCCTGTATAGAAGAGCATTTGATCAATATGTATCTGAATCCTGCAGCTTCACAAGCGAG CAGCAGGTGGATCAAGAAATTCTGAAAAACATCGACGAGGGCGCACTCCGTTTGAGGGATATAAAGCACTCTGCAGCGTTCAACTCGCCAACCGTCTCAAATTCT GAGGTACCAAAATCAGGCGCAAGGCATTCCAGCCTTGTGAACTTCTTGAGTGCTTCTATTTCCGAATATGTGCCTAAGATCTCATGCAAATTATCGGAGGACATCTTAAGTTGCATTGCTGCTGTCTACTGCAAACTTTCAAGCACGGAACCGCAAGGCGCAGACTGCATGGCTTCACCAAGTCCTTCTGTTTCATCTTCAAGTACTTTTTCTCCGAGGCGCCATAATGATAGTTGGAGCCCTCAGTACAACTTCGATAGCCCACGCCCGTGTGGACTTCAGAAAGAGAGTAATGAACAAAACATAGGCATGATTGTCATCCCGAGGATACGCATTGATTCTGACAAGTTTGAATATGCCTCAAAAATGCTTGAGACTATCAG GTCTCTGATACAGCGCCTCGAAAAAGTTGACCCTATGAAGATGACACATGAGGAGCAGCTCTGCTTTTGGATTAATATCCATAATGCTCTAGTTATGCAT GCTTTTCTGGCCTATGGTCTACATGACAAACGCATGAAGAGCACGGACATGATTCTGAAG GCTGCATATAATGTTGGCGGCCAATCAGTAAATGCCCAGACTATTCAGAACTCAATTCTTGGATGCCAATCCCATCGTCCATCATTG TGGGTCCGCGCGCTATTCACACCGACGAAAAGATCCGGTGCAGGCACGGCAAGGCACCCCTATGCTCTCCACCACCCAGAACCAGTTGCACATTTCGCCCTCTCCACCGGAGCATTTTCAGACCCACCT GTCCGGCTGTACACGGCGAAGAAGATACAGCAGCAGCTGGAGGCGGCGCGGACGGAGTTGATCCAGGGCAGCGTGGTGGTGCGGAAGCAGGCGCTGCTGCTGCCCAAGGTGCTGCACTACTACGCCAGGGACGCCGCGCTGGAGCTGCGGCACCTGGTGGAGCTGGTGTGCGAGAGCATGTCGGACGCGCAGCAGAAGCAGCTccagcagctgcagctgcagcacgGCCTCCGGCGGAGGGTCGACAAGTGCGTCGAGTGGATGCCGTACAAGTCGTCCTTCAGATACGTTGTACATAGGGATCTCGCTGACTAA
- the LOC8054743 gene encoding two-component response regulator ORR12, with protein sequence MDTVAPHVLIVDDTFVDRLVASRVLKNCNIQVTIVEGPKQALEFLDVENDVNLILTDYCMPGMTGYDLLLEVKESPKLKHIPVVIMSSDNIPERMQKCLDAGAKEYIIKPIKAVDVPRILSYI encoded by the exons ATGGACACTGTTGCTCCACATGTACTCATAGTTGATGACACCTTTGTTGATCGCCTTGTGGCATCTCGAGTCTTAAAGAATTGTAACATTCAAG TGACAATTGTGGAGGGCCCAAAGCAAGCCTTGGAATTTCTAGATGTG GAGAATGATGTAAATCTAATTCTAACTGATTATTGTATGCCTGGTATGACGGGGTATGATCTTCTGCTGGAGGTGAAG GAATCACCAAAGCTAAAGCATATCCCTGTGGTGATCATGTCCAGTGACAACATCCCTGAAAGGATGCAAAA gTGCTTGGATGCAGGGGCCAAGGAGTATATCATAAAGCCTATCAAAGCAGTTGATGTGCCCCGTATTTTGAGCTACATTTGA
- the LOC8054745 gene encoding uncharacterized protein LOC8054745, whose product MAQPLPETPSLTGRRVAFTTPQTGGGGAYGGRLGALLRQRGAHPVPVPTIAVHPHDPDRLRPFLLPGALDPFAALAFTSRSGISAFARALSSSSHHPLADASALPFTVAALGSDADLLDHAFLSRLCGAAAGTRVSVLVPDVPTPAGLVEALGRGSGRRVLCPVPDVVGLREPPVVPDFLAGLEAAGWVAVRAPAYTTCWAGPRCAEALVDPDAAPLDAVVFTSTAEVEGLLKRLESAGWTWARLTARCPGMVVAAHGPVTAGGARSLGVEVDVVSARFSSFHGVVDALAATFSSEKIV is encoded by the coding sequence ATGGCGCAGCCGCTCCCCGAGACCCCGTCGCTCACCGGCCGCCGAGTGGCGTTCACGACGCCGCAGACGGGTGGCGGCGGTGCGTACGGCGGCCGCCTGGGCGCGCTCCTGCGGCAGCGCGGCGCGCATCCGGTCCCCGTGCCCACCATCGCCGTCCACCCGCACGACCCCGACCGCCTCCGCCCCTTCCTCCTGCCCGGCGCCCTGGACCCCTTCGCCGCACTCGCGTTCACCTCCCGCTCCGGCATCTCCGCCTTCGCCCGCGCCCTCTCCTCGTCCTCCCACCACCCCCTCGCCGACGCCTCCGCGCTCCCCTTCACCGTCGCGGCGCTGGGCAGCGACGCGGACCTCCTCGACCACGCGTTCCTCTCGCGCCtctgcggcgccgccgccgggacgaGGGTATCTGTGCTCGTCCCCGACGTGCCCACCCCGgccggcctcgtggaggcgctGGGCCGCGGGTCCGGCCGCCGCGTGCTCTGCCCCGTCCCTGACGTCGTCGGCCTCCGCGAGCCTCCCGTCGTGCCGGACTTCCTCGCGGGGCTCGAGGCGGCCGGGTGGGTAGCCGTGCGCGCGCCGGCGTACACCACGTGCTGGGCCGGGCCGCGCTGCGCGGAGGCGCTGGTGGATCCGGACGCTGCGCCGCTCGACGCCGTCGTGTTCACGAGCACGGCCGAGGTGGAGGGCCTGCTCAAGAGGCTGGAATCCGCGGGGTGGACCTGGGCGCGGCTGACGGCGCGTTGTCCCGGCATGGTCGTGGCAGCGCACGGACCGGTCACCGCCGGTGGCGCGAGGAGCCTCGGGGTTGAGGTGGACGTCGTGAGCGCCAGGTTCAGCagcttccatggggttgtcgATGCTCTTGCCGCGACATTTTCTTCCGAGAAGATAGTGTAG